The sequence CCGCAAGCGCGATGGGAATCGACGCCGCCGACGTGTTTCCGTACCTTTCCAGGTTGACGTAGACCTTTTCATCGGGGATGCCGATCCGCTTCCCGACCGCCTTGATGATCCTCATGTTCGCCTGGTGCGGAATGAAAAGGGACACGTCCGATACGGAGGCGCCGTTACGCTCCAGCGCTTCCATGCTGACCTCGGCCATCCGCGTCACGGCGTGCTTGAACGTCTCGTTACCCGACATGCGGATGAAGTTCGTTCGGACCGTCGACGTGCCGGGATTGCATGGATCGACCGTGCCGCCCCCGGGGCAGTGGATAAGCTCCCACAGGTTTCCGTCCGAATGGAGGTGGCAGCTCAGGACCCCGTCGCCGTCGCCGCATTCCGAAAGAACCGCCGCGCCCGCCCCGTCGCCGAAGAGGATGCATGTCCCCCGGTCGGTGAAATCCACGACCGAGGACAGGATTTCGGCCCCGACCACCAGCGCCTTCTTGCCGCGTCCCGACCGGATCATGGCGTCCGCCACGGAAAGTGCATATATGAAACCCGAGCAGGCCGCGCTGACGTCCATCGCATAGGAACCGTTCGCCCCCAGCTTCATCTGCAGGAAGCATCCCGTGGACGGGAACGGCATGTCCGGCGTGAGCGTGCCCACAACGATGAGATCCAGCTCTTTCGGATCGATGCCTGCGTCTTTCAGCGCCCGCCGGGAAGCCTCAAGGCACAGGTCGGATGTCGGGGTTCCCGGCTCCGCGATGTGGCGTTCCTTGATCCCCGTTCGGGTGGAAATCCATTCGTCGCTGGTGTCCACCAGCTTCGCGAAGTCTTCGTTGGTCATGATTTTCGGCGGGGCGAACTTGCCCACGCCAACGATTTTCGATCCCACTTTCTTACCCCCTCTTTCACGATGCGCGCCGCTTTTGCGGCGGCATTACTCGGCGGCAGCCGTTTCGTCCCGTTCGTATCCCCGCCGCGCCATCGAGGCTGCGATCTCCTCCTCGACGCCGCATCGCCGGAGCGTGCCGGCCAGCCGTATCCCGTTCCGGATCGCCTTCGTTTCGGACGACCCGTGGCATATCACCACGCCCCCCTTGACGCCCAGCAGCGGCGCCCCGCCGTATTCCGTGTAATCGAGCCGTCGCTTCACGCTTCGGATCGCCCCTCCGGCGAGAACGGCCCCGAACTTCGCAAGGTGCGACTTCCGGATTTCTTCCTTAAGAAAGTGCCCCAGCGCAGTCGCCATCCCTTCCATCGTCTTCAGCGCAACGTTCCCCACGAATCCGTCGCAAACGAAAACGTCCGCCTTCCCCGCGAAAAAATCCCGGCCCTCCACGTTTCCGAGGAAGTTCAGCCCCGTTTTCCGGAATATGGAGCCGGTTTCCCGCGTCAGGTCGGTCCCCTTCGTTTCCTCCTCGCCTATGCTCAGCAAGCCGATCCGGGGATGCGGAATACGTAGCAGCCTTCTCGCGTAGGCTTCTCCCATGTACCCGAACTGGACCAGGTGGGCGGGCTTGCAGTCGACATTGGCGCCGGCGTCGATCAGCACAATGGGACCGGTCGGCGTGGGAATCGTCGCCGTGATCGCCGGACGGTCGATCCCCTTCACCCTGCGCAGGACGTAAAGCGCCCCCGCCATAACCGCCCCGGAGTTGCCGGCGCTGACGAAGGAGGATGCCTTCCCTTCCGCGACCAGGTTCAGCCCCACGCGGATCGAGGATTCCTTTTTCTTGCGTATGGCGACTGCCGGAACGTCGCACATCTCGACGACCTCCGGCGCATGCACCACTTCGACCGTTCCGGCCACGGCTCCGCAGGAGCGCAGCTCGTCGCGGATCAGATCCTCCCTGCCTACCAATATGATCGGAAGATCCAGCTCACGCGCCGCCTGCACCGCTCCCCGGACCACCTCCGCCGGAGCGTGATCCCCCCCCATCGCATCGACTGCAATTTTCATCGAAGGAAGGTGCTGAAGGCCGCCGAGCTAATCCTTCGCAATGATTTCCCGGCCGTTATAGGTTCCGCAATTCGGACACATCGCATGCGGCCGCTTCACCTGCTTGCACTGAGGGCAAATACTGCGCGCGGGATCGGCCAGCTTCTTGTGCGTCCGCCGCTTGTCCCTGCGGGTCTTGGATCCCCGTCGTTTCGGATTCGGCATTCTCTACTCCTTTTCTTCCTTCGGTTTCCTCAATATATCGAACGGGCCCGGCGCCCGCGTGCCGGGGCACCCACATTCCCCGCGGTTCCGGTTCCCGCCGCATTCCGGGCAAATTCCGTTGCACTCCTCGCTGCAGAGCAGCTTGACGGGAAGCGCCAGGGCCACCTGTTCCCATAACACGTCTTTCACCTCGACGCCGGCTCCGTAGTAGAAACCGATATCGAGGTCCGCCTCGTGCAGCTCAAGGTTCGACGACCCCGCCGGGCCGTTTTCGCCGGGAACCAGTACCGTGTGAAAATCCTTTTCCAGCGCGACCCGGATCGCTTCCGCGCACCGGTCGCAGACCGCCACGCCCTCCGCGGTGAAAGAACCGTCCGCGAAGATATTACGCCCTTCGAGGGTGAGTACAAGTTCCGCGGCTACCAACCGGCAGCCCTGCAGGGGAGAGGGATCCATCCCTTCCAGCATCCTGGGAATCCAGGACCTTCCCCTGCTCGCGAAAACGTCCAGCCCCTCGCGGGGGATCTCCGAAATTCTTATGTACAAAGGACAAACTTCCCCGAAAATTAAAAAAGATACTATAGGCAACCCCTTGCCGCCTGTCAATCGGGATTCTTCCTTAAAATACCGGAATATTGTATAAATATGAACATGATTCGGCCGCCTGCCGTCGCGGGTCAATTTTACCCGGGGTCGTCCGGGGAGCTGGAGCGGGAGGTTCGCCTCCTCACCCCCGACATCTCCGACAAAATTCGCGCAAAAGGCATCATCGTCCCGCATGCGGGCTACATCTATTCCGGAGCCGTGGCCGGGGAGGTTTTCTCCTCGGTGGAAATCCCCGACCGCCATCTCATTTTCTGTCCGAATCATTCCGGCATCGGGGCGGAAGCCGCCATCATGTCGCAAGGGTGCTGGAGTATGCCCTGGGGGAAGGTTCCAATCGACGAAGACCTCGCAAGGAGGCTGCTTGCCGCTTCCATCCTCCTTTCCGAAGACCACCTTGCGCACAGCAGGGAGCACTCGCTGGAGGTTCAGCTCCCGTTCCTGCGCCGTTTCCGCGAATCGTTCCGATTCGTTCCGGTCGCGCTGGGGCGTCTCTCTTCCACGGATTGCCGCTCTCTCGGAGAAGCCGTCGCACGGGTCCTCCGCGACGATCCGTCTCCTCCGCTCCTGATCGCAAGTTCGGACATGACCCATTACGAGACGGACGCTTCCGCGCGGATCAAGGACCAAAAAGCGATCGCGCGAATCCTCGCCCTCGACCCTGAAGGCCTCTACCGGACGGTCCGTTCGGAACGCATCACTATGTGCGGGGTTATCCCCGCGACGGTCGTCCTCTTCGCAGCCCTCGCACTTGGCGCTACCGAGGCCCGTCTGATAAAATATGCAACTTCCGGCGACGTCAGCGGCGACCGCAACCAGGTCGTCGGATACGCGGGCCTGGCAATCCAATAGAGGTTCTAAAATGTCCTCCATCGTAACCCGTTTCGCCCCGAGCCCCACGGGGGAGCTCCACATCGGGGGGGCGAGGACCGCCCTTTTCAACTGGCTGTACGCCCGCAGGCACGGCGGCAAATTCATCCTTCGGATCGAGGACACCGACCGCGAGCGCTCGACGAAGGAATTCGTCCAGGCGATCCTGAACGGCATGAGCTGGCTCGGACTCACCTGGGACGAAGGCCCCTTTTACCAGACCGACCGGATGGAGATATACCTGAAGGAAGCGGAGCGCCTCCTCGCGGAAGGGAAGGCGTACCGTTGCGTCTGCACGCCCGAGGAACTGGAAATCCGCCGTGAGGAGATGAAGGCCCGCAAGGAGAAACCCCGGTACGACGGCCGCTGCCGGAGCCTGCCCCCCTCCGCAGCGGAGGGGAAGCCCTTCGTCTTAAGGTTCAAGACGCCGCCTTCCGGGCAGACCGTGGTCCGTGACCTCCTTCGGGGAGACGTTACTTTCGACAACAGTGAATTGGACGACCTTGTCCTGCTGCGCACGGACGGCACGCCGACCTACAATTTCGTCGTCGTCGTGGACGACGCCTCCATGGGAATCACGCACGTTCTGCGCGGGGACGACCACCTGAACAACACTCCCAAGCAACTCCTCATCTACGAAGCGCTGGGGTACCCTGTCCCCCGGATCGGCCACTTCCCCCTGATTCACGGGATGGAGGGGGGGAAGATGTCGAAGCGCGACGCCGAGACTTCCGTAATGAAGTACCGCGACATGGGCTATCTTCCCGAAGCGATCGTGAACTATCTCGCACGGCTCGGATGGGGCCACGGGGACCAGGAGATCTTTTCCATAGAGGAATTGCAGAAATTTTTCTCGCTGGAGCACGTGAACCTTTCCCCCAGCCGGTTCGACACGAACAAGCTGCTGCACCTGAACGCCCATTACATAAAGGAAGCGGACGCAGACCGGACCGCGGGCCTTCTCATCCCCTTCCTTAAAGCCAAAGGGATCGAAGCCGTTCCATCTCCATGGCTTTCCCGGGCCGTTTCGACGTTGAAGGAGCGCTCGCGGACGCTTGCGGAGATGGCCGATGCCGCGGAATACTATTTCCGTGAGAAGGAGACGGATCCGAAAGCCGCCGCGAAGTTCCTCACGCGCGAGATCGCACCCGTGCTGTCCGAGATCGCGGAAGCCTTGTCGGCCCTCCCGGAGTTTTCCCACGCGGCGATGGAGGCCGCGCTGGCGCAGGCCGTGGAAAAACGGGGAGGCGCATTGAAAATCCACCAGCCGATCCGCGTGGCATTGACGGGCGGGACCGCCTCCCCCGGGCTGTTCGACGTCATGGAGGTTCTCGGGCGGGAGGAAACGGCCAGGCGACTTTCGAAAGCGGCGAAACAAATCCTCTCCAACTGATATACAATACGCAGCCATGGCGGAATCGGGTTCCGATACGAAGGGATACGAAGAAAAGGAAAGCCTCGATTTTCTCAGGGAGATCGTGCGGCGCGACACGCTTGCCGGGGCCTACGGCGGCCGCGTCGCGACTCGATTCCCCCCCGAACCCAACGGATTCCTTCACATCGGACACGCCAAGTCGATCTGCCTGAACTTCGGCATAGCCAACGAGTTCCGGGGCGTCTGCCACCTGCGGATGGACGACACCAACCCTGAGACCGAAGACATGGCGTACGTAGAGTCGATCATCCGCGACGTGCGCTGGCTGGGGTTCGACTGGCAGGACAAGCTTTTCTTCGCTTCCGATTACTACGAGCGGCTCTACGATCTCGCCGTCCGGCTGATCGAGGACGGGAAAGCTTACGTGGACAGCCAAAGCGAGGAGGAGATCCGCCGGAACCGCGGGACGATCACGGAACCGGGGAAGGAAAGCCCCTTCCGCGGCCGCTCCGTGGAGGAGAACCTGGACCTCTTCGCCCGGATGCGCGCCGGCGATTTCCCCGACGGCACGCACGTACTTCGCGCCAAATGCGACATGGCTGCGAAGAACATGAAGATGCGCGACCCGCTGCTGTACAGGATCCGGCACGAATCCCACTACAGGCGGGGCGATGCCTGGTGCATCTACCCCATGTACGACTTTGCCCATCCCCTCTCGGACGCCATGGAGAACATAACGCACTCGATCTGCACGCTGGAGTTCGAGAACAACCGGGCGATCTACGACTGGCTCGTCGACAATCTGTTTCCGGAACCCAGGCCGCGCCAGTACGAGTTCGCGCGCCTGAACCTCGACTTCACGCTCATGAGCAAGCGCAAGCTCCTGCAACTCGTGGAGGAAGGGCTTGTTGCGGGATGGGACGATCCGCGCATGCCTACGATAGCCGGGCTGCGGCGCCGCGGATATACGCCGGAAGGGATCCGGCTTTTCGCGGCCAGGATAGGTGTCGACAAGGCGAACAGCCGGGTGAGCATGGAAATCCTCGAAGACGCGATCCGCGACGATATGAACGCACGCGCCCCACGGGTCATGGCCGTGCTGCGGCCGCTGAAGGTGACGATAACGAACTATCCGCACGACAAGGTAGAGTGGGTGGAATCCCCTTACTGGCCTCGCGACATCGGGAAGGAAGGCTCCCGGCAACTTCCGTTTTCCCGGGAGATATTCATCGAACGCACCGACTTCAGCGAAGACCCGCCCGCAGACTGGCTGCGTCTCAAGCCGGGCGGCGAAGTGCGACTGATGAGCGCCTACATCGTGAAATGCGAGGAAGTCGAAAGGGACCCCGCAACCGGAGCCGTGACCGGGCTGCGCTGCACTTACAACCCGGATTCGCCCGCCAAGGCTCCCGGCGTCAAGCGGAAGAAAACGACCGCAATCCAGTGGGTGTCGGCCGCGCACGCCGTGCCCGCCGAAGTTCGCCTGTACGACCGGCTCTTCACCGTCCCCGATCCGGAAGCAGCGGAGGAAGGAAAGACCTTCAAGGATTTCCTGAATCCCGGATCGGTGAACGTCCTTCGGGGATGCATGGTCGAGCCCGGCCTTGCTCCAACGCCGCCGGAGGAGCGGTTCCAGTTCCTCCGCCATGGCTACTTCATCACCGATGCCCTCGACTCCAAACCGGGCGCCCTTGTGTTCAACCGGATCATCGGATTGAAGGACACCTATAAAGGCGGCAAACCCGCCCGGCCATAAAAAAACCCCGCCCGGGAGATCAACCTTTTTCTCCTTGCGGGGCTGCTACCGGTTGCCTTCCCTTATTTCCCGAATTTCATTCCAATCGGTTTTCGCCGCATCCAATATATGCCGGCGGAAAAACCTCCGGAGTACGGCCACCACGGGAAGAAAATGGCGATTTTCAAGGATATCCATCGGATTTCGGACACGATCTGGGAGATACCGGTCACCTTCAAGGAAGGGATGCGCGTCCCGGGACGAATCCTCGCCACGGAGAAGCT is a genomic window of Deltaproteobacteria bacterium containing:
- a CDS encoding glutamine--tRNA ligase/YqeY domain fusion protein, producing MAESGSDTKGYEEKESLDFLREIVRRDTLAGAYGGRVATRFPPEPNGFLHIGHAKSICLNFGIANEFRGVCHLRMDDTNPETEDMAYVESIIRDVRWLGFDWQDKLFFASDYYERLYDLAVRLIEDGKAYVDSQSEEEIRRNRGTITEPGKESPFRGRSVEENLDLFARMRAGDFPDGTHVLRAKCDMAAKNMKMRDPLLYRIRHESHYRRGDAWCIYPMYDFAHPLSDAMENITHSICTLEFENNRAIYDWLVDNLFPEPRPRQYEFARLNLDFTLMSKRKLLQLVEEGLVAGWDDPRMPTIAGLRRRGYTPEGIRLFAARIGVDKANSRVSMEILEDAIRDDMNARAPRVMAVLRPLKVTITNYPHDKVEWVESPYWPRDIGKEGSRQLPFSREIFIERTDFSEDPPADWLRLKPGGEVRLMSAYIVKCEEVERDPATGAVTGLRCTYNPDSPAKAPGVKRKKTTAIQWVSAAHAVPAEVRLYDRLFTVPDPEAAEEGKTFKDFLNPGSVNVLRGCMVEPGLAPTPPEERFQFLRHGYFITDALDSKPGALVFNRIIGLKDTYKGGKPARP
- the rpmF gene encoding 50S ribosomal protein L32, with translation MPNPKRRGSKTRRDKRRTHKKLADPARSICPQCKQVKRPHAMCPNCGTYNGREIIAKD
- a CDS encoding ketoacyl-ACP synthase III, with translation MGSKIVGVGKFAPPKIMTNEDFAKLVDTSDEWISTRTGIKERHIAEPGTPTSDLCLEASRRALKDAGIDPKELDLIVVGTLTPDMPFPSTGCFLQMKLGANGSYAMDVSAACSGFIYALSVADAMIRSGRGKKALVVGAEILSSVVDFTDRGTCILFGDGAGAAVLSECGDGDGVLSCHLHSDGNLWELIHCPGGGTVDPCNPGTSTVRTNFIRMSGNETFKHAVTRMAEVSMEALERNGASVSDVSLFIPHQANMRIIKAVGKRIGIPDEKVYVNLERYGNTSAASIPIALAEAREKGRYSKGDLVLLAAFGGGLTWGSALLRM
- the amrB gene encoding AmmeMemoRadiSam system protein B, whose protein sequence is MIRPPAVAGQFYPGSSGELEREVRLLTPDISDKIRAKGIIVPHAGYIYSGAVAGEVFSSVEIPDRHLIFCPNHSGIGAEAAIMSQGCWSMPWGKVPIDEDLARRLLAASILLSEDHLAHSREHSLEVQLPFLRRFRESFRFVPVALGRLSSTDCRSLGEAVARVLRDDPSPPLLIASSDMTHYETDASARIKDQKAIARILALDPEGLYRTVRSERITMCGVIPATVVLFAALALGATEARLIKYATSGDVSGDRNQVVGYAGLAIQ
- the plsX gene encoding phosphate acyltransferase PlsX produces the protein MKIAVDAMGGDHAPAEVVRGAVQAARELDLPIILVGREDLIRDELRSCGAVAGTVEVVHAPEVVEMCDVPAVAIRKKKESSIRVGLNLVAEGKASSFVSAGNSGAVMAGALYVLRRVKGIDRPAITATIPTPTGPIVLIDAGANVDCKPAHLVQFGYMGEAYARRLLRIPHPRIGLLSIGEEETKGTDLTRETGSIFRKTGLNFLGNVEGRDFFAGKADVFVCDGFVGNVALKTMEGMATALGHFLKEEIRKSHLAKFGAVLAGGAIRSVKRRLDYTEYGGAPLLGVKGGVVICHGSSETKAIRNGIRLAGTLRRCGVEEEIAASMARRGYERDETAAAE
- the gltX gene encoding glutamate--tRNA ligase; the protein is MSSIVTRFAPSPTGELHIGGARTALFNWLYARRHGGKFILRIEDTDRERSTKEFVQAILNGMSWLGLTWDEGPFYQTDRMEIYLKEAERLLAEGKAYRCVCTPEELEIRREEMKARKEKPRYDGRCRSLPPSAAEGKPFVLRFKTPPSGQTVVRDLLRGDVTFDNSELDDLVLLRTDGTPTYNFVVVVDDASMGITHVLRGDDHLNNTPKQLLIYEALGYPVPRIGHFPLIHGMEGGKMSKRDAETSVMKYRDMGYLPEAIVNYLARLGWGHGDQEIFSIEELQKFFSLEHVNLSPSRFDTNKLLHLNAHYIKEADADRTAGLLIPFLKAKGIEAVPSPWLSRAVSTLKERSRTLAEMADAAEYYFREKETDPKAAAKFLTREIAPVLSEIAEALSALPEFSHAAMEAALAQAVEKRGGALKIHQPIRVALTGGTASPGLFDVMEVLGREETARRLSKAAKQILSN
- a CDS encoding DUF177 domain-containing protein, producing the protein MYIRISEIPREGLDVFASRGRSWIPRMLEGMDPSPLQGCRLVAAELVLTLEGRNIFADGSFTAEGVAVCDRCAEAIRVALEKDFHTVLVPGENGPAGSSNLELHEADLDIGFYYGAGVEVKDVLWEQVALALPVKLLCSEECNGICPECGGNRNRGECGCPGTRAPGPFDILRKPKEEKE